A genomic segment from Dechloromonas denitrificans encodes:
- a CDS encoding phosphoglycerate dehydrogenase — MAKVLITTVPFGDKNDLPIRQLEAAGIEYLINPLGRKLKEHELAEMVGDFEVLIAGTEVISEKVMANAPRLKMISRVGIGLDSVDLLAAERRGISVSYTPDAPAPAVAELTIGLMFSLMRSIHVASAQMHRGVWHRYFGRRIPDLTIGVVGAGRIGGRVLQHLASLGAGRLLVSDINPEACQLPPSLPVEWVDKDVVFREADIVSLHVPLTAQTKNMVRREHLLQMKPDAMIINTARGGIINEDDLADVLESGHLSGAAVDVFCEEPYKGRLASIERCVLTSHMGSMSIDCRTRMEIEATEEAIRFLTGTPLMGLVPEAEYTVQREGF; from the coding sequence ATGGCCAAAGTTCTGATCACGACTGTTCCATTCGGGGATAAAAATGATCTACCGATCCGGCAGCTTGAAGCGGCAGGAATCGAGTACCTGATCAACCCGCTGGGCCGCAAGCTCAAGGAACATGAGCTCGCCGAAATGGTGGGCGATTTCGAGGTCCTGATTGCCGGGACAGAGGTGATTTCAGAGAAAGTGATGGCCAATGCCCCCCGACTGAAAATGATTTCCCGTGTCGGCATCGGGCTGGATAGCGTTGATTTGCTGGCGGCTGAGCGACGCGGAATTTCAGTCAGCTACACACCTGACGCGCCAGCGCCGGCCGTTGCCGAACTGACTATCGGCTTGATGTTCTCGTTGATGCGTTCCATCCATGTTGCCAGTGCTCAGATGCATCGTGGCGTTTGGCATCGCTATTTCGGTCGGCGCATTCCCGATTTGACGATTGGCGTCGTTGGGGCTGGCCGTATTGGCGGGCGGGTTTTGCAGCATCTGGCCTCGCTGGGGGCTGGGCGACTGCTGGTCAGCGACATCAATCCAGAGGCTTGTCAATTGCCTCCTTCTTTACCTGTCGAGTGGGTGGATAAAGATGTTGTTTTTCGAGAGGCAGATATTGTCAGCCTCCACGTTCCGTTGACTGCACAGACAAAAAATATGGTGCGTCGCGAACATCTTCTCCAGATGAAGCCTGATGCAATGATCATCAACACGGCTCGCGGTGGCATCATCAATGAAGATGACCTCGCTGATGTGCTGGAGTCCGGTCATCTTTCCGGTGCTGCAGTCGATGTGTTTTGCGAGGAACCCTATAAGGGGCGGCTGGCTTCAATCGAGCGATGTGTACTGACGTCGCACATGGGCTCGATGTCCATTGATTGCCGTACGCGTATGGAAATCGAGGCAACGGAAGAGGCAATACGTTTTTTGACCGGTACGCCGTTGATGGGGCTGGTGCCCGAGGCCGAGTACACGGTGCAAAGAGAAGGATTCTGA